One genomic segment of Cardinium endosymbiont of Culicoides punctatus includes these proteins:
- the ffh gene encoding signal recognition particle protein → MFENLSKNLEKAIKSLKGQGRITEINVASTIKEIRRSLVQADVHYKVAKQVTDAIKQKAIGANVITFISPGQLFTKLVQDELTLLMGGAHTEVRLSGNPAIILVAGLQGAGKTTLVGKLAHYYAKKNKKSLLVACDVYRPAAVEQLQKLGKQLEVPVYSEPDEKQAYTIAKNGIKEAKNKAIDLVIVDTAGRLSIDEEMMKEIRMLKENLKPSETLFVVDAMSGQDAVNTAQVFNEQLNFDGVVLTKLDGDARGGAALSIRSVVNKPIKFISTGEKMQDLDIFHPDRMASRILGMGDVISFVERAEQVYTEEQHRNISKKIKQNQFNLEDFVDQIRQMKKMGNIKDIVSLLPGMEKILQGLPIHNDMFKSYEVMVDSMTIKEKRHPQIIGQSRRERIAHGSGKSVHEVTQLLKQFNAVCKLMKQVQQKGPSFFARLMAKKVK, encoded by the coding sequence ATGTTTGAAAATCTAAGCAAAAATTTAGAAAAAGCCATTAAATCCTTAAAGGGACAAGGCCGCATTACAGAAATAAACGTTGCTTCTACGATCAAAGAAATCCGTAGAAGCTTGGTTCAAGCAGATGTTCACTATAAGGTAGCTAAGCAAGTTACTGATGCTATTAAACAAAAAGCCATTGGTGCCAATGTGATTACGTTCATTTCCCCGGGACAACTTTTTACAAAACTTGTACAAGATGAACTAACGCTTCTCATGGGTGGTGCGCATACTGAAGTGCGCCTTTCTGGTAATCCTGCTATTATTTTAGTAGCTGGCTTGCAAGGTGCTGGAAAGACTACTTTGGTTGGCAAGTTGGCACATTATTATGCCAAGAAAAATAAAAAGTCCCTTTTAGTTGCTTGTGATGTATATAGGCCTGCAGCTGTGGAACAATTACAAAAATTAGGGAAACAACTGGAAGTGCCTGTTTACTCAGAGCCGGATGAAAAACAAGCCTATACCATAGCCAAAAATGGTATTAAAGAAGCCAAAAATAAAGCAATAGATCTTGTAATTGTAGACACTGCTGGACGCTTATCTATTGATGAGGAGATGATGAAAGAAATTCGTATGCTTAAGGAGAACCTAAAGCCATCCGAAACACTCTTCGTTGTGGATGCTATGTCTGGTCAAGATGCGGTTAATACAGCACAAGTTTTTAATGAGCAGCTCAATTTTGATGGTGTTGTACTTACGAAATTAGATGGTGATGCCCGTGGTGGCGCAGCTCTTTCTATTCGTAGCGTAGTCAATAAACCTATTAAGTTTATTAGTACAGGAGAAAAAATGCAAGATTTGGATATCTTTCATCCAGATCGTATGGCTAGTCGTATTCTAGGTATGGGTGATGTTATCTCCTTTGTAGAGCGAGCAGAGCAGGTATATACCGAAGAACAGCACCGAAATATAAGCAAAAAAATAAAACAGAATCAATTTAATTTGGAAGATTTTGTTGACCAAATTCGCCAGATGAAAAAGATGGGAAATATAAAAGACATCGTTTCTTTATTACCTGGAATGGAAAAAATATTACAAGGTCTACCTATACATAATGATATGTTTAAATCCTATGAGGTAATGGTGGATTCTATGACAATTAAAGAAAAAAGGCACCCGCAAATTATTGGCCAAAGTCGCCGTGAACGTATTGCCCATGGCAGTGGAAAAAGCGTGCACGAAGTAACCCAACTGCTTAAGCAATTTAATGCAGTTTGTAAATTGATGAAACAAGTACAACAGAAAGGTCCTTCTTTTTTTGCCAGACTGATGGCAAAAAAGGTTAAGTGA
- a CDS encoding anaerobic C4-dicarboxylate transporter family protein produces the protein MFLIGLIILLLVSFLGSRLQGMSLSMLGGLGVLLFMFLLDAAPAEPPFQVILCIAAVVSAVGTIEATGGLGYLVQLAENLIRKHPHSIIYISPMVTYVITFLAGTNHIAYSILPVIAEVSKEVGIRPERPLSLSVIAALHGALASPISSMMVILGGFLSASGIAMVTIFKIVIPATIGGLMIATLVVSRLNKKMPDSFYTTIQEKTGHATTAATAPVSCVQHGSTQKAKRSILLFLLGSLLIVLVDSIKTLRPSWEINGTKVMLPTDFILPLVMLSTAALVMIFCRIPARSITQGKAFTAGIQGMLSLLGIAWLSSTFVQCNKPVLLEFISEYLSAPWQFSIILMFMSSIMGSSAATIKAIFPLGIALGISPKILLASAAAVNAVFIIPIYPTMLAAMNLDTTGTTRIGKYLFNHSFMLPGLVAIIGAVGLGFLLVAILIPG, from the coding sequence ATGTTTCTTATAGGATTAATTATACTTTTACTTGTCTCGTTTTTGGGCTCTCGGCTACAAGGCATGAGCTTAAGCATGTTAGGAGGGCTGGGTGTGTTGTTGTTCATGTTTCTTTTAGATGCGGCGCCTGCAGAGCCTCCTTTTCAAGTTATATTATGTATTGCTGCTGTAGTTAGTGCAGTGGGAACCATAGAGGCTACAGGTGGGTTAGGGTACCTAGTACAACTTGCTGAAAATCTGATTAGAAAACATCCTCATAGCATTATATATATTAGTCCTATGGTTACCTATGTCATCACTTTTTTAGCTGGTACCAATCATATTGCTTATTCTATTCTCCCTGTTATTGCAGAAGTGTCTAAAGAAGTTGGTATCCGTCCAGAACGACCACTTTCACTATCTGTGATTGCAGCGTTACATGGCGCGCTTGCTAGTCCCATTTCCTCTATGATGGTTATACTGGGTGGTTTTCTAAGTGCTTCTGGCATAGCTATGGTAACCATTTTTAAAATTGTTATTCCTGCAACTATTGGCGGTTTAATGATTGCAACCTTGGTGGTCAGTCGGTTGAATAAAAAAATGCCAGATTCTTTCTACACAACCATACAGGAAAAAACAGGTCACGCAACAACTGCTGCTACAGCACCAGTTAGTTGCGTTCAACACGGCAGTACGCAGAAAGCTAAACGGTCTATTCTATTATTTTTATTGGGTAGTTTGCTGATTGTTCTGGTGGATTCTATTAAAACATTACGTCCCTCGTGGGAAATAAATGGTACAAAAGTTATGCTGCCAACAGATTTTATTCTGCCTTTGGTTATGTTATCTACTGCTGCATTGGTTATGATATTTTGTCGCATACCTGCTAGGTCTATTACACAAGGGAAAGCATTTACTGCTGGTATCCAAGGGATGCTTTCTCTTTTGGGCATTGCTTGGCTAAGCAGTACATTTGTTCAGTGTAATAAACCAGTTCTATTGGAATTTATTTCAGAGTATCTTTCCGCTCCTTGGCAGTTTTCTATTATCTTAATGTTTATGTCATCCATCATGGGCAGTTCTGCTGCTACCATAAAGGCCATATTCCCACTAGGAATCGCATTGGGCATTTCTCCTAAAATATTGTTAGCTTCGGCAGCAGCTGTTAATGCTGTATTTATTATACCTATCTATCCAACTATGTTAGCTGCTATGAACTTAGATACAACTGGCACTACACGAATTGGTAAATATTTATTCAACCATAGTTTTATGTTACCAGGCTTAGTTGCTATTATTGGAGCAGTTGGCTTAGGATTTTTACTGGTTGCGATTCTTATACCAGGTTAA